The Frondihabitans australicus genome includes a region encoding these proteins:
- a CDS encoding ABC transporter permease: protein MATSTPTPRAGLRARAAMNASIEMPTGAGWRYVAGRIGRSLFTLLISAVVLTVAWYVALKLLDANAFIAKTPLDVVKYLFVKNPLMTMSPADIRHTLWNLLLVTLYHAGIGFVGGVVGSVIVSVLFTLIRPLEFMFMPLAMLLRTVPLLAMAPVIYLVLGQGAATAGFIGGVVVFFPLLVNLTLGFRSVSAQSVDLIRVYGGNRWTIMTKVAFPNALPHFFASMRIAVPGALTGAMLYEWLFTFQGLGGVISQAKTNSNYGQIWAIVVLITVVAIVFYTITTFIEAAVLAKWGPNAGKAVTK, encoded by the coding sequence ATGGCGACGTCGACTCCTACGCCCCGGGCGGGTCTGCGCGCCCGCGCCGCCATGAACGCCTCGATCGAGATGCCGACCGGCGCCGGCTGGCGCTATGTGGCAGGCAGGATCGGCCGAAGCCTCTTCACCCTCCTGATCTCGGCCGTGGTCCTCACCGTCGCCTGGTACGTGGCGCTGAAGCTCCTCGACGCCAACGCGTTCATCGCGAAGACCCCGCTCGACGTGGTGAAGTACCTCTTCGTCAAGAACCCGCTGATGACGATGTCGCCGGCCGACATCCGGCACACGCTGTGGAACCTCCTCCTGGTCACGCTGTACCACGCGGGCATCGGGTTCGTCGGCGGCGTCGTGGGCTCGGTGATCGTCTCGGTGCTGTTCACCCTGATCCGGCCGCTCGAGTTCATGTTTATGCCGCTCGCCATGCTGCTGCGCACGGTGCCGCTCCTCGCGATGGCGCCGGTCATCTACCTCGTGCTCGGCCAGGGCGCGGCGACCGCGGGCTTTATCGGCGGTGTGGTCGTCTTCTTCCCGCTGCTCGTGAACCTCACGCTCGGCTTCCGCTCGGTGAGCGCCCAGTCGGTCGACCTCATCAGGGTCTACGGCGGCAATCGCTGGACGATCATGACCAAGGTGGCCTTCCCGAACGCGCTGCCGCACTTCTTCGCCTCGATGCGCATCGCCGTGCCCGGCGCCCTCACGGGAGCGATGCTCTACGAGTGGCTGTTCACGTTCCAGGGCCTCGGCGGCGTGATCTCGCAGGCCAAGACCAACTCGAACTACGGACAGATCTGGGCCATCGTGGTGCTGATCACGGTCGTCGCCATCGTCTTCTACACGATCACCACCTTCATCGAGGCGGCAGTCCTCGCGAAGTGGGGTCCCAACGCCGGAAAGGCCGTCACCAAGTGA
- a CDS encoding ABC transporter permease produces MTDLRQQSEQASIEHELGDSVGLGLETGGKGRERRTLLGALHGMPPWVGAIIGIVVILVAWQIVSVTFYPKTQSIPQPALVGKQLFYDLFQTGVYWNAIAKTGGAALWGYLWGNLIALFLAFLVLVQPWFEGLSTQLAVVCSCIPLTAIAPIVTLLAPAGSRNTSIFLAALSVIFTTVVGTILGLRAASETQIDVIRAYGGGRMTQLFKVRLIAALPSILAALKLAAPAAFLGAVLGEYFVLGVDSGIGILLLAAQATGASVRLWAIALISAGVAGAAYFLIGRIGRLLTPWSAGDARAGEGF; encoded by the coding sequence ATGACTGACCTCCGCCAGCAGTCCGAGCAGGCGTCGATCGAACACGAGCTCGGCGACAGCGTGGGCCTCGGCCTCGAGACCGGCGGCAAGGGCCGCGAGCGCCGCACGCTGCTCGGCGCCCTGCACGGCATGCCGCCGTGGGTGGGCGCGATCATCGGCATCGTCGTGATCCTCGTCGCCTGGCAGATCGTGTCGGTCACCTTCTACCCGAAGACGCAGTCGATCCCGCAGCCGGCCCTGGTCGGCAAGCAGCTCTTCTACGACCTCTTCCAGACCGGCGTCTACTGGAACGCCATCGCCAAGACCGGCGGCGCCGCGCTCTGGGGCTATCTCTGGGGCAATCTGATCGCGCTGTTCCTCGCGTTCCTCGTGCTCGTGCAGCCCTGGTTCGAAGGTCTCTCGACCCAGCTCGCGGTCGTCTGCTCCTGCATCCCGCTCACCGCCATCGCGCCGATCGTCACGCTGCTCGCCCCGGCCGGCAGCCGCAACACCTCGATCTTCCTGGCGGCCCTGAGCGTCATCTTCACCACCGTCGTGGGCACGATCCTCGGCCTCCGCGCCGCCTCCGAGACTCAGATCGACGTCATCAGGGCCTACGGCGGCGGCAGGATGACACAGCTGTTCAAGGTGCGTCTCATCGCAGCGCTCCCATCGATCCTCGCCGCGCTCAAACTCGCAGCCCCCGCCGCGTTCCTCGGGGCCGTGCTGGGGGAGTACTTCGTCCTCGGCGTCGACTCGGGCATCGGCATCCTCCTCCTCGCCGCGCAGGCGACCGGGGCGTCCGTGCGGCTGTGGGCGATCGCGCTCATCAGCGCGGGCGTGGCGGGCGCCGCGTACTTCCTCATCGGCCGGATCGGCCGGCTCCTGACGCCCTGGTCTGCGGGCGACGCCCGCGCCGGAGAGGGGTTCTGA
- a CDS encoding ABC transporter ATP-binding protein, which translates to MTTSSTALSIATSDPASQPGLATGINIQGLTKRFDLGRKSVQALSEVNLGTKKDSFLSLLGPSGCGKSTILRILAGLETPSTGTVVVNGKSAAEVQKSHETGIAFQDSALLPWRTVKKNIQLPLEVSGITPPPGLVDDLIDLVGLKGFENAKPAQLSGGMRQRVSIARCLAVQPTIMLLDEPFGALDDMTRQRMNVELLRIWGEKPATTLMVTHGIAEAVFLSDVVAVMSARPGRIAEVVEIDLPRPRLPELQRTPEFHAYVDRISEILFGAHGAAAGDD; encoded by the coding sequence ATGACCACGTCCAGCACTGCCCTCTCGATCGCCACGAGCGACCCGGCCTCCCAGCCGGGTCTCGCGACCGGCATCAACATCCAAGGCCTGACGAAGCGCTTCGATCTGGGGCGCAAGTCGGTCCAGGCCCTGTCAGAGGTCAACCTGGGCACCAAGAAGGACTCGTTCCTGAGTCTCCTCGGGCCGTCAGGATGCGGAAAATCCACGATCCTCCGCATCCTGGCGGGCCTCGAGACCCCCTCCACCGGCACCGTCGTCGTCAACGGCAAGTCCGCCGCCGAGGTGCAGAAGAGCCACGAGACCGGCATCGCGTTCCAGGACAGCGCCCTGCTGCCCTGGCGCACGGTCAAGAAGAACATCCAGCTCCCGCTCGAGGTGTCGGGCATCACCCCGCCGCCCGGGCTGGTCGACGACCTCATCGACCTCGTCGGCCTCAAGGGCTTCGAGAACGCGAAGCCCGCACAGCTCTCCGGCGGCATGCGCCAGCGCGTGTCGATCGCGCGCTGCCTCGCCGTCCAGCCGACGATCATGCTGCTGGACGAGCCGTTCGGCGCCCTGGACGACATGACCCGCCAGCGCATGAACGTCGAGCTCCTGCGCATCTGGGGTGAGAAGCCCGCGACGACGCTCATGGTCACGCACGGGATCGCCGAGGCCGTCTTCCTCTCGGACGTCGTCGCGGTGATGAGCGCACGCCCCGGCCGCATCGCCGAGGTCGTCGAGATCGACCTGCCGCGGCCGCGCCTGCCCGAGCTGCAGCGCACGCCCGAGTTCCACGCCTACGTCGACCGGATCTCCGAGATCCTGTTCGGCGCCCACGGTGCGGCGGCCGGCGATGACTGA
- a CDS encoding ABC transporter substrate-binding protein — translation MSAFSAPPAKASAMDRRAFLRLGGAVGIAAGASALLAACSSGTSGSSTSASAGAAVKAGAYGTIALQLSWIKNIEFAGEYFATEKGYYTKAGFKGVTLLAGGGQTGAEEALLAGQALVGLSSPSITAPSVLQGAALKIIASTYQKNPFCLLSLQEKTPIKTLADLKGKTIGVQSGGNETIVKGFLAANNLTNDVKLVTTQYSIAPLEAGKYDAHMSYTTNEPLEAKADGFTPVVLTLADNGLPFVAETYTVTQDTIDNKRDLLKAFLVAEIKGWTDAVKDPEQAAKYAVTKYGKDQNLAQAEQVEEMNAQNALMLTDDVNKNGLMTMTDELIAENIKSLGLMGTKITADKLFDMSLIKEVYKENPDLITTFTIPSA, via the coding sequence ATGAGTGCTTTCTCCGCCCCGCCCGCCAAGGCATCCGCGATGGACCGACGGGCGTTCCTGCGCCTCGGCGGCGCCGTCGGCATCGCCGCCGGAGCCAGTGCGCTCCTCGCCGCGTGCTCGTCGGGCACGTCGGGTTCGTCGACGTCGGCCTCGGCCGGTGCGGCCGTCAAGGCCGGCGCGTACGGCACGATCGCCCTCCAGCTGTCGTGGATCAAGAACATCGAGTTCGCGGGCGAGTACTTCGCGACCGAGAAGGGCTACTACACGAAGGCCGGCTTCAAGGGCGTCACGCTGCTCGCCGGTGGCGGCCAGACCGGCGCCGAGGAGGCGCTCCTCGCGGGTCAGGCCCTCGTCGGCCTCTCGTCGCCGTCCATCACCGCGCCGTCGGTGCTCCAGGGCGCCGCACTGAAGATCATCGCGTCGACCTACCAGAAGAACCCCTTCTGCCTCCTGTCGCTGCAGGAGAAGACGCCGATCAAGACGCTCGCCGACCTCAAGGGCAAGACCATCGGCGTGCAGTCCGGCGGCAACGAGACCATCGTCAAGGGCTTCCTCGCGGCGAACAACCTCACCAACGACGTGAAGCTCGTGACCACGCAGTACTCGATTGCGCCCCTCGAGGCCGGCAAGTACGACGCGCACATGTCGTACACGACCAACGAGCCCCTCGAGGCCAAGGCCGACGGCTTCACGCCGGTCGTCCTCACCCTGGCTGACAACGGCCTCCCGTTCGTCGCCGAGACCTACACCGTGACGCAGGACACCATCGACAACAAGCGGGACCTGCTCAAGGCGTTCCTCGTCGCCGAGATCAAGGGCTGGACCGACGCGGTCAAGGACCCCGAGCAGGCGGCCAAGTACGCGGTCACCAAGTACGGCAAGGACCAGAACCTCGCCCAGGCCGAGCAGGTCGAGGAGATGAACGCCCAGAACGCGCTCATGCTCACCGACGACGTGAACAAGAACGGCCTCATGACGATGACCGACGAGCTGATCGCCGAGAACATCAAGTCGCTCGGCCTGATGGGCACGAAGATCACGGCCGACAAGCTGTTCGACATGAGCCTGATCAAAGAGGTCTACAAGGAGAACCCCGACCTCATCACCACCTTCACCATCCCGAGCGCGTAA
- a CDS encoding TetR/AcrR family transcriptional regulator, with product MESATTAPTDRREQLLESIVDHVLDHGIARLTLRGLASAVGSNNRMLLYYFGSLEDLVITALHRAEVRFPTMTTILVDVEAPGASILERLNGAWATIADPANRPFHRLFFEVFGLAGYGQERFRELLGVIGTEWADSVARAYVAEGVAQEQAEALAHETVALWRGLQATLLSTGDDALVSRAALPALAALAARVGAARV from the coding sequence ATGGAATCCGCGACGACAGCCCCCACGGACCGCCGCGAGCAGCTCCTCGAGAGCATCGTCGACCACGTGCTCGACCACGGCATCGCGCGACTGACCCTGCGCGGCCTCGCCTCCGCCGTCGGCTCGAACAACCGCATGCTGCTCTACTACTTCGGCAGCCTCGAAGACCTCGTCATCACGGCCCTCCACCGCGCCGAGGTGCGCTTCCCGACCATGACGACGATCCTCGTCGACGTCGAGGCGCCGGGGGCGTCGATTCTCGAGCGCCTCAACGGGGCGTGGGCGACGATCGCCGATCCTGCGAACCGGCCGTTCCATCGCCTGTTCTTCGAGGTCTTCGGGCTCGCCGGCTACGGGCAGGAGCGCTTCCGCGAGCTGCTCGGGGTGATCGGCACCGAGTGGGCCGACAGCGTCGCCCGGGCCTACGTGGCCGAAGGCGTGGCGCAGGAGCAGGCGGAAGCCCTCGCGCACGAGACGGTCGCGCTCTGGAGGGGCCTGCAGGCCACCCTGCTGAGCACGGGCGACGACGCGCTCGTGTCGCGCGCGGCGCTCCCGGCGTTGGCCGCCCTGGCTGCTCGCGTCGGCGCTGCTCGGGTCTGA
- a CDS encoding NtaA/DmoA family FMN-dependent monooxygenase (This protein belongs to a clade of FMN-dependent monooxygenases, within a broader family of flavin-dependent oxidoreductases, the luciferase-like monooxygenase (LMM) family, some of whose members use coenzyme F420 rather than FMN.), producing the protein MKQIHLGVFEVAGTQVGGTRSWYHERSDSVRNTDLDMWIGMAKILDEAGFDFLFFADGYGYPSKNGDLPEMAARGGINFGGIDPSLLIPTLARETKRLGFVVTSPTGIDHPLQTARRFATLDHLTGGRIGWNIVTGGSGNTVAELFGHTEMMKHDDRYGQADEYVDLALTFWEGCWEDDARVADKELEVFADRSKLHRIEFSGSHFRSSGYFTVPPSPQRTPVLFQAGTSARGREFASRNAEAVFVQYTTGPQTAANVADIRARATAQGRDPQSIVTMVGLSVTVAPTSAEAHRLRAEFDAMQNDEVVSVLYAGNTGIDLLALDPSRDLTQLRDSGSSSLVGQIAQSNIDRFLPTDGTPAPTVREILDDLKGKGTRGLQLVGDPIEVADALEAIMDETDLDGFLIEPLFGTADCEDFATLVVPELRRRGRMPASPATGTLRAQVTGGGAHLAADHPGRRFVVTPAAVTAASV; encoded by the coding sequence ATGAAGCAGATTCACCTCGGAGTGTTCGAAGTCGCCGGAACCCAGGTCGGGGGCACCCGCAGCTGGTACCACGAGCGGAGCGACTCGGTGCGCAACACCGACCTCGACATGTGGATCGGCATGGCGAAGATCCTCGACGAGGCAGGGTTCGACTTCCTCTTCTTCGCCGACGGCTACGGCTACCCGTCGAAGAACGGCGACCTTCCCGAGATGGCGGCCCGCGGCGGCATCAACTTCGGCGGCATCGACCCGTCGCTGCTGATCCCCACGCTCGCGCGCGAGACGAAGCGCCTCGGGTTCGTCGTGACCAGCCCGACCGGCATCGACCACCCCCTGCAGACCGCTCGCCGCTTCGCCACGCTCGACCACCTCACCGGCGGGAGGATCGGCTGGAACATCGTGACCGGCGGCTCCGGCAACACCGTCGCCGAGCTCTTCGGCCACACCGAGATGATGAAGCACGACGACCGGTACGGCCAGGCCGACGAGTACGTCGACCTCGCGCTGACCTTCTGGGAGGGGTGCTGGGAGGACGACGCGCGCGTCGCCGACAAGGAGCTCGAGGTCTTCGCCGACCGCTCGAAGCTGCACCGCATCGAGTTCTCGGGCTCACACTTCCGGTCCAGCGGCTACTTCACGGTGCCGCCGTCGCCGCAGCGCACGCCCGTGCTGTTCCAGGCCGGGACGTCGGCCCGCGGGCGCGAGTTCGCGTCACGGAACGCCGAGGCGGTCTTCGTGCAGTACACGACCGGCCCGCAGACCGCCGCGAACGTCGCCGACATCCGCGCCCGGGCTACGGCGCAGGGCCGCGACCCGCAGTCGATCGTGACGATGGTCGGCCTCTCGGTCACCGTGGCTCCGACGAGCGCCGAGGCGCACCGGCTCCGCGCCGAGTTCGACGCGATGCAGAACGACGAGGTCGTCTCGGTGCTCTACGCCGGCAACACCGGAATCGACCTGCTCGCTCTCGACCCGTCGCGCGACCTCACGCAGCTCCGCGACTCCGGTTCATCTTCGCTCGTGGGGCAGATCGCGCAGAGCAACATCGACCGGTTCCTGCCCACCGACGGCACACCCGCGCCGACCGTGCGCGAGATCCTCGACGACCTCAAGGGCAAGGGCACTCGCGGCCTGCAGCTCGTCGGCGACCCGATCGAGGTGGCCGACGCCCTCGAGGCGATCATGGACGAGACGGACCTCGACGGGTTCCTCATCGAGCCGCTCTTCGGCACGGCCGACTGCGAGGACTTCGCGACGCTCGTCGTGCCCGAGCTGCGGCGGCGGGGCCGGATGCCCGCTTCGCCCGCAACGGGCACGCTGCGGGCGCAGGTGACGGGCGGCGGGGCGCACCTCGCGGCGGACCACCCCGGGCGGCGGTTCGTGGTGACGCCTGCGGCTGTTACTGCTGCGTCGGTCTGA